TTACAAATGAATGTTCTATTATTAGTTTTCTATCAACTCACAATTCTAATACACTTAATGATGATAATTTAGCTACTCTTGGAACCTTAAATAACCCTTGACAAAACTTATACATTATACTACCACTGATGAAGAAGATGGTGGAGGTAGAATTTTACTTACTGAAGGCCAGCAGTAATTCAGGACCATATCAGTCTGCAAACTAAGATCTCCGAGAATATAAGTTATATACAAAGATCAGCCTTTGCATACTTGATTGGACACTTGAGAAATGGGCTGGCAATCCCTGGTCCGACCCGATAACCCGactcgaacccgacctgaagttACTGAGAGAAACCCGAACTCGCCCTGAACCAAACCCAAAtgacctgaaatcgacccgaTTTGACTCATTTATCATATTTTGTAGTAATACTAAGTTGTACAATATTTCTGatattttttgagtttttgacaCAACCCGAAGTCGACCCAAAACAAAACCCGAACCTGACCCGCTGGCCCGAATATCATAGCATGCTGAGATTGATTATGAAGCAGCAGTAGGAGATGGTTGAGGTTGAGGTTGAGGTTGAGGTTGATCTGCTTGGACATTGTTGAATTTCCCACTATATTGCCTTCCTTTAAAGCTGTTAAATCTACCAGGTTTAGGAAGAAACAGTGCCATTATCATCTTCTCCAAAGACTGTGCTGTGTACTTCGCGTACTTACTAGAACTCGAATCTTGTTCCACGAGAGGTCCGTAGTTCTGCATGTAGCTTCTATATACAGGAACAATCGCCTGCACAATAAGCTGCCATGTTTTCTCTCTCAACTCCTTGTCTGAAACAACCCAGGTTGACTGCTTCTTATACATTTCATCAAAAGTCTCGTTGAATTTCTTTAACCGTCTCTTAACAAGGTCACGAGCAGTAGCCCTACCACCAGAGAACAAGATCAGACCTTCTCGGCTTAACAAAGACGGAAGATTCATCCACGTTTCTCTCAGATAAATAGCAGCGTAGTATTCCTTGTACTGTTCGTGTTCTTTTAACCATGAATCACCTAACAAATTCCCGAGTTTTGTTCCCTTTAACTGCTTGTACAAATGCCAGTGGTTGTTCATCAAGAAAAGGTACGAAAGGACGGTGTTATCCTCGTACATCTTGGACCATGCATCTAAGTTTAGCTCAATGGCTTTGATTATCTCTAGGATGGCGTTAATTAGGAGCCGTTCTTGAAATTTCTCGTTCTTCCAACTCCGTTGTATGACTAGAACTTGGGTTAAAAGTGGTTTGTAATCATCCCCAAGAAGTCTATTGCAGTAGTCAGTAACAAAGCTAACCAACCTAGGAACACTTCCATCAATAGGGGGTGGTGTTTGTCtctgtaattcaacttgaactagAAGTTCCCAAAATATCTCACACGCACCATCAATGACCCGCCTGATTAGATCTCGGGTCAAGTTTTGGATTTCAGCACAAGCTGCTCCACCAAAAAGTCGGTTGAAATCCAACCTGAGCTTATTCAAAGATGCAAAAATGTCTAACAACTTAAGAAGCTTAATGGGGTCTTTCTTGCTCTCTGTAACTGTCTTCCCAAACTGAAGAAACGCCAGAATTCCAGCTTGAGCTGCAATTTTAGCAAAGCAACCCATCCAAACATCTAATCCAATCCTCTCAAACACATCAATGCAAAGCTTATACTCCGCTTCAAACAAATGCTTCACGGCAAACTCCAAATGCTTCCCCCATTTAGATATGTAACCCTCAATGCTCTGTACATCGTTGAATTCAGCTATTGAGATATCAAGATAATCCAAGTTAAGAGCCTGTAAACTTGCACGAACATTCGCACTTCGGACCTCAACATAGATTGATATGCACTTATCAAGCCTGTTATTAGCAATCAACCTTCCAAGAATTGCTTGGAGTTTCTGAATCACTGCTACGGGAAGAGGGGACGGGGCAATACAAGCTTGATCATCATCAGAAGACATGGGAAGTGGGATACTATTTTCAATCAACAAACACCGAAATTCGTTCTCCAATTTATCTAAAGCCGCTTCTAGTAATCCACCATCAAGAATAGCCTTTCCCTTTCCCGAATCATTCTGAATTTCTCTAAGACCCTTCAACAATTTCTTCATTTCAGAAATATACCTCTCATCAGCAAGAACATTATCTTCCAAATACTCAACTATATCCTCTAACCATTGAATGGCTAACCCACAATTATCCCCTAAAAACCGCAACGCCTCTTCGAGCCGTTTGAGCACGGCTAGGTACCCTGGAAGATCAC
This genomic stretch from Spinacia oleracea cultivar Varoflay chromosome 3, BTI_SOV_V1, whole genome shotgun sequence harbors:
- the LOC110784179 gene encoding exocyst complex component EXO70A1, encoding MSSSKNFDRLLSARKSLNLSLEKSKSLGLALDKAGPRLEEINQRLPSLEAAVRPIRANEDALAAVVGHIDRAVGPAAAVLKVFDAVHGLEKSLLSDPRSDLPGYLAVLKRLEEALRFLGDNCGLAIQWLEDIVEYLEDNVLADERYISEMKKLLKGLREIQNDSGKGKAILDGGLLEAALDKLENEFRCLLIENSIPLPMSSDDDQACIAPSPLPVAVIQKLQAILGRLIANNRLDKCISIYVEVRSANVRASLQALNLDYLDISIAEFNDVQSIEGYISKWGKHLEFAVKHLFEAEYKLCIDVFERIGLDVWMGCFAKIAAQAGILAFLQFGKTVTESKKDPIKLLKLLDIFASLNKLRLDFNRLFGGAACAEIQNLTRDLIRRVIDGACEIFWELLVQVELQRQTPPPIDGSVPRLVSFVTDYCNRLLGDDYKPLLTQVLVIQRSWKNEKFQERLLINAILEIIKAIELNLDAWSKMYEDNTVLSYLFLMNNHWHLYKQLKGTKLGNLLGDSWLKEHEQYKEYYAAIYLRETWMNLPSLLSREGLILFSGGRATARDLVKRRLKKFNETFDEMYKKQSTWVVSDKELREKTWQLIVQAIVPVYRSYMQNYGPLVEQDSSSSKYAKYTAQSLEKMIMALFLPKPGRFNSFKGRQYSGKFNNVQADQPQPQPQPQPSPTAAS